From Geovibrio ferrireducens, one genomic window encodes:
- a CDS encoding NHL repeat-containing protein: MGKRKTSAEILNSVFDSADQRLKAKYKTEDEVLNLVFDSQSGRLKVNLDGVAAAGNTPYSNPLEGYASTDPAGALGGGLLFGNLSGTGKWGGGVLAPNGKIYCPPYNANSVLVIDSSGNTTELIGSFSGSAKWRGGVLAPNGKIYCPPFNADSVLVIDPADNTTVLIGGFTGAKKWAGAVLAPNGKIYCVPYDYPQILTIDPTDNTTELIGSFAVGGSKWFGGALAPNGRIYCAPLNSAQILVIDPTDNSAELIGSFIGSSKWYGCALAPNGKIYCVPGSASEILVIDPTNGTTEFIGSFSGSAKYFGGVLAPDGRIYCVPYDAGSVLVIDPLVNTAKLTGSFSGSGKWFGCVLAPNGVVIGVPYNHTKVLEIRQGAHGNQWWALSAYTNKL, translated from the coding sequence ATGGGGAAGAGAAAAACATCCGCTGAGATACTGAACAGCGTTTTTGATTCTGCTGATCAGCGTCTTAAGGCAAAATATAAAACAGAGGATGAGGTGCTGAATCTTGTTTTTGACAGTCAGTCGGGCAGACTGAAGGTTAATCTGGATGGTGTTGCGGCGGCAGGGAACACGCCGTACTCCAATCCCCTTGAAGGTTACGCATCAACAGATCCTGCGGGAGCATTGGGCGGCGGACTGCTGTTCGGGAATCTGAGCGGAACAGGAAAATGGGGAGGCGGTGTGCTTGCACCGAACGGAAAGATATATTGCCCTCCTTACAATGCCAATTCTGTACTTGTTATAGACTCCTCAGGTAACACTACAGAGCTTATTGGCAGTTTCAGCGGTTCTGCAAAGTGGAGGGGCGGAGTGCTTGCACCGAACGGAAAGATATATTGCCCTCCATTCAATGCTGATTCTGTACTTGTTATAGACCCCGCAGATAACACCACAGTGTTAATAGGGGGTTTCACAGGTGCAAAAAAATGGGCCGGTGCTGTTCTTGCACCGAACGGGAAGATATACTGTGTACCTTACGATTACCCGCAGATACTCACCATTGACCCTACAGATAACACTACGGAACTCATCGGCAGTTTTGCGGTAGGCGGGTCAAAGTGGTTCGGAGGAGCCTTAGCGCCGAACGGGAGAATATATTGTGCACCGCTGAACTCAGCACAAATTTTGGTTATAGACCCGACAGACAACTCCGCCGAGCTTATCGGCAGTTTCATCGGTTCTTCAAAGTGGTACGGATGTGCTCTTGCTCCGAACGGAAAGATATATTGTGTACCGGGCTCTGCTTCAGAGATTCTTGTGATTGATCCGACAAATGGCACTACAGAGTTTATCGGAAGTTTTAGCGGCTCTGCAAAGTACTTCGGCGGTGTTCTTGCTCCGGATGGAAGGATATATTGTGTCCCTTACGATGCCGGCTCTGTGCTTGTTATTGATCCGTTAGTGAATACCGCAAAGCTTACAGGAAGTTTCAGCGGTTCGGGCAAATGGTTCGGATGTGTGCTTGCTCCGAACGGAGTGGTTATCGGGGTACCTTACAACCATACGAAGGTGCTTGAGATTCGTCAGGGTGCGCACGGCAATCAGTGGTGGGCGCTGAGCGCTTATACTAATAAACTGTAA
- a CDS encoding D-Ala-D-Ala carboxypeptidase family metallohydrolase yields the protein MIWKNLKYFTENEKWGKAERMNPALLLLLDRLREKVGRPFVIHCGYEEGGHASGSRHYKGDAADFHIEGMKFPEAVDSLLKALHGTEILGQVSAAYVGLGIYPDWNTPGFHLDIRGYSARWGRIGGEYVSFEKAYKHAGGGK from the coding sequence ATGATATGGAAGAATCTTAAGTATTTTACCGAGAACGAAAAATGGGGAAAGGCAGAGAGGATGAACCCTGCGCTGCTCCTGCTCCTTGACAGGCTCAGGGAGAAGGTGGGCAGGCCGTTTGTAATCCACTGCGGCTATGAGGAAGGGGGGCACGCTTCCGGCAGCAGACACTACAAAGGTGATGCCGCGGATTTCCATATCGAAGGGATGAAGTTTCCTGAAGCCGTGGACAGCCTTCTCAAAGCACTGCACGGGACAGAGATTCTGGGACAGGTGAGTGCGGCTTATGTGGGGCTTGGGATTTATCCCGACTGGAACACGCCGGGCTTCCATCTTGATATAAGGGGCTATTCCGCCCGCTGGGGCAGGATAGGCGGGGAATATGTGAGTTTTGAAAAAGCGTATAAACACGCGGGAGGGGGAAAATGA